One window of the Strix uralensis isolate ZFMK-TIS-50842 chromosome 3, bStrUra1, whole genome shotgun sequence genome contains the following:
- the LOC141941623 gene encoding trace amine-associated receptor 5-like: MQDSKTHLRGSQSGYSFGISAEGETFSRVVAEPEEAVGLGQTGMSSDLVPSAEEGMLVTLCYEVNGSCYRTLHPFGVQLAIYLACALGTLITVLGNLLVVIIVSHFKTLHTPTNFLLLSLAVADLLLGLTVLPFSTIRSVERCWYFGDDFCRLHTFLDTLFCLTSIFHLCFISIDRHCAICDPLVYPTKFTIRVTCIYIGVGWAVPMAYTSVFLYTKVNAGLGHFLQDMPCVGSCQLVFNKIWGWLNFPVFFFPCLVMIVLYVKIFTVASKQARLINNMNRSIGSQLHVGASKSERKAAKTLGLAVGVYLLCWLPFNIDTMVDSLLDFITPPVLFDILIWFTYFNSACNPLIYVFSYRWFRKAVKLVLTHGIFCSRTSTVDLYQQ; this comes from the coding sequence gtTACTCATTTGGCATCTCTGCCGAAGGTGAAACCTTTTCCAGGGTTGTGGCAGAGCCAGAGGAGGCAGTGGGACTTGGGCAGACTGGCATGAGCTCAGACCTGGTCCCCAGTGCTGAGGAGGGGATGCTTGTCACCTTGTGCTACGAGGTGAATGGCTCGTGCTACAGGACCTTACACCCCTTTGGGGTCCAGCTGGCCATTTATCTGGCCTGTGCCTTGGGCACGCTGATAACGGTGCTGGGGAACCTGCTTGTTGTCATCATTGTTTCCCATTTCAAAACCCTGCATACCCCCACCAActtcctgctcctctccctcgCTGTTGCCGACCTCCTCCTGGGGCTGACTGTGCTGCCCTTCAGCACCATCCGGTCTGTAGAGCGCTGCTGGTATTTTGGAGATGACTTCTGTAGGCTGCACACCTTTCTGGACACACTCTTTTGCTTGACCTCCATATTTCATCTGTGTTTCATTTCCATTGATCGGCACTGTGCCATCTGTGACCCTTTGGTCTACCCCACCAAGTTCACCATAAGAGTCACCTGCATTTACattggggtggggtgggcagtGCCTATGGCTTATACCTCTGTCTTCCTGTACACTAAAGTGAATGCAGGACTGGGTCATTTTTTGCAAGACATGCCCTGTGTTGGTAGCTGTCAGCTGGTGTTCAACAAGATCTGGGGATGGCTGAACTTCCCAGTATTCTTCTTCCCTTGCCTTGTAATGATAGTTttgtatgttaaaatatttactgtggcTAGCAAGCAAGCCAGGCTGATAAACAACATGAATAGGAGTATTGGCTCTCAGCTACATGTAGGAGCATCCAAgagtgaaagaaaagcagcaaagactCTTGGGCTAGCTGTAGGAGTCTACCTCCTGTGTTGGTTGCCCTTTAATATTGACACCATGGTAGACAGTCTTCTAGATTTCATTACCCCCCCAGTTCTGTTTGACATCCTGATTTGGTTTACTTACTTCAATTCTGCCTGCAATCCCTTGATCTATGTATTTTCCTACCGCTGGTTCAGGAAAGCTGTGAAACTAGTCTTAACTCATGGGATCTTTTGTTCCAGAACATCTACAGTAGACTTGTATCAGCAATGA